The Spirulina subsalsa PCC 9445 region AATTTAGCCATCACCTACTTCAGCACCTGCCAGACTTTAGCACCCTCGCTCAACGGTGTCCCTTCCCGAACACAGAACGCAGTGAAAGCAAACTCAACCTCGACCTTCCCCAATCCACCCCAGACCCCCCTGCTCCCCCTACCAAAGGTCAGGGGATTTCTGAACTGGAAATCCTACAAGCCTTAACCCATGAGGTACGCACCCCCTTAACAACCATTCGGATGCTCACCCGTTTGTTACTCAAAAAACGGCAACACCTCGGGGACGAAGTAACCAAACGTTTAGAAGTGATTGATCAAGAATGTACCGAACAAATCAACCGCATGGAATTGATTTTCCGGGCGGCCGAATTGGAAACCCAACCCCCCAATCGGGATCATTTCCATCTCATCCCCATTTCCCTCCACCAAGTCATTGAGCAGAACATCCCCCAATGGCAAAAACAAGCCAAGCGGCGTAATGTCCAGCTAGAGGTACTCTTACCGGAACAATTGCCCACCGTAATCACCAACCCCAGTATGTTAGATCAAGCGCTCACGGGCTTGATGGAGTGTTTCACCCGCACCTTACCCACCGGGGGACAATTACGGGTTAAAGTCACCACTGCCGGACATCAACTGAAACTACAATTAGTCTCGGAGAATGTTTCATTTACCAGTTCCCTAAAATCAATGGGACAGTTGTTAATGTTCCAACCCGAAACAGGCAGCATTAGCCTTAATTTAGATGTAACGAAAAATCTCTTTCAGGCT contains the following coding sequences:
- a CDS encoding sensor histidine kinase, which gives rise to MGLSNWVLPTLYQVLATHNPDSARPGGAKSSGGSAFKAEGEWYGAIAALHQILRNLTETSPHSCVGVVLSGCAPIVSDSQLLSRLQTGIFTPKAFQDLASHQFQLPAAPGDVAPVVLPTLVEYSLLPTDPLVDEQFCLVLTAEFGLVLALGETPSGDSHFQFSFDPHVIHQAWQALRSRLLLTSPQHIHPLDHLLGDFIPPIPDYRLVTQFSHHLLQHLPDFSTLAQRCPFPNTERSESKLNLDLPQSTPDPPAPPTKGQGISELEILQALTHEVRTPLTTIRMLTRLLLKKRQHLGDEVTKRLEVIDQECTEQINRMELIFRAAELETQPPNRDHFHLIPISLHQVIEQNIPQWQKQAKRRNVQLEVLLPEQLPTVITNPSMLDQALTGLMECFTRTLPTGGQLRVKVTTAGHQLKLQLVSENVSFTSSLKSMGQLLMFQPETGSISLNLDVTKNLFQALGGKLTVRQRPQQGEVLTIFLPLGGAVRSYL